Proteins encoded within one genomic window of Propionispora hippei DSM 15287:
- a CDS encoding transposase: KEWVRQNRLTKSGKMLYRKRSQTIERSFADAKQLHGLRYCRFRGREHVQEQALLTAACQNMKKIANHLARLA; encoded by the coding sequence AAAGAGTGGGTTCGGCAAAACCGGCTTACGAAGTCAGGAAAAATGCTATATAGGAAGAGAAGTCAAACCATTGAGCGGAGTTTTGCAGACGCTAAGCAACTGCACGGACTTCGCTATTGCCGGTTTAGGGGTAGAGAGCATGTACAAGAGCAGGCGTTACTAACGGCTGCTTGTCAAAACATGAAAAAGATTGCCAATCACCTCGCCAGACTGGCGTAG
- a CDS encoding mannitol-1-phosphate 5-dehydrogenase: MLAVHYGAGNIGRGFIGQLLHQAGYEICFVDVNQELVEEINNRKEYTVVLAAEEKTAFTVTSVRAVNGKDEDAVAREIAKADLVTTAIGPNILKFIAPVIAKGISLRLQQGGEPLNVIACENMIGGSSALRSFVYAALSDADKAQADKVIGFPDAAVDRIVPLQKNDDKLLVTVEPFYEWVVNKSQIVGAIPAIDGVTYVDDLKPFIERKLFTVNTGHATVAYLGYLQGLPSIDQAMKNPDIVATTQKVLHETGAVLVAKYGFDREKHEAYINKILKRFTNPYISDEVTRVGRSPVRKLSPADRLVSPATQAAAYEFEPVGLATVIAAALLFDYQEDPEAVEVQGFIRDKGIEKAIEHYTGVAAGTALFSGILAQYNQLKTTR; the protein is encoded by the coding sequence ATGCTGGCAGTTCACTATGGTGCCGGCAATATTGGACGGGGTTTCATCGGACAGTTATTGCATCAGGCAGGATATGAAATTTGCTTTGTTGATGTCAATCAGGAACTGGTGGAAGAAATCAATAACCGCAAAGAATATACGGTAGTGCTGGCCGCTGAGGAAAAAACGGCTTTTACTGTGACCTCGGTCCGGGCGGTCAACGGCAAAGATGAAGACGCGGTAGCCCGGGAGATTGCCAAAGCCGATCTGGTTACCACCGCCATTGGTCCCAATATCTTAAAATTTATTGCTCCCGTCATTGCCAAGGGCATTTCACTCCGGCTGCAGCAAGGCGGGGAACCGCTCAATGTCATCGCCTGCGAGAACATGATTGGCGGCAGCTCGGCACTGCGATCCTTTGTCTATGCTGCTTTGAGCGACGCCGACAAGGCGCAGGCCGATAAGGTTATCGGTTTTCCTGATGCCGCGGTTGACCGGATTGTTCCGTTGCAGAAAAATGACGACAAGCTGTTGGTTACAGTCGAACCTTTTTATGAATGGGTGGTCAATAAATCTCAGATCGTCGGCGCTATCCCGGCGATTGACGGGGTAACCTATGTGGATGACCTCAAGCCTTTTATTGAGCGTAAGCTGTTTACTGTCAATACCGGTCATGCCACGGTAGCCTATCTTGGCTATCTGCAGGGATTGCCCAGCATTGACCAGGCCATGAAAAACCCGGACATTGTGGCCACGACCCAGAAAGTGCTGCACGAAACCGGTGCTGTCCTGGTCGCCAAATACGGCTTTGACCGGGAGAAGCATGAAGCCTATATCAATAAAATTTTAAAACGCTTTACCAATCCGTATATCAGCGATGAGGTGACCCGGGTGGGCCGGTCACCGGTTCGCAAGCTGTCGCCGGCCGACCGTCTGGTAAGTCCGGCCACACAGGCAGCAGCCTATGAGTTTGAACCGGTCGGGCTGGCAACCGTTATTGCCGCCGCGCTGCTGTTTGATTATCAGGAGGATCCGGAAGCTGTCGAAGTGCAGGGTTTTATCCGGGACAAGGGAATTGAAAAGGCCATTGAGCACTATACGGGAGTTGCTGCAGGTACGGCGCTGTTCTCCGGTATTCTTGCCCAGTACAATCAGCTTAAGACAACCAGATAA
- a CDS encoding PTS sugar transporter subunit IIA, with protein MSQALIGKNKIKLNASVADKREAIALAGQLLVDNGHVAPDYITKMYEREELITTYIGNGVAIPHGTNEAKPFIKSSGISVVQVPQGVDFGEGNKAYLLIGIAGVGDEHLEILSNIALVCAEEENVKKLVAAKSAEEIIDIFERGM; from the coding sequence ATGAGTCAAGCATTAATCGGAAAAAATAAAATTAAATTGAATGCCAGTGTTGCCGACAAACGGGAAGCGATTGCCCTGGCCGGCCAGCTTTTGGTTGATAACGGGCATGTGGCGCCGGATTATATTACTAAAATGTATGAGCGGGAAGAGCTGATCACCACCTATATCGGCAATGGCGTAGCTATTCCGCACGGCACCAACGAGGCTAAACCGTTTATAAAATCCTCGGGAATTTCGGTTGTCCAGGTACCGCAAGGCGTTGACTTCGGGGAAGGCAATAAGGCCTATCTTTTAATCGGCATTGCTGGTGTGGGCGATGAACATCTGGAGATTCTCTCCAATATCGCTTTGGTCTGTGCTGAGGAAGAAAACGTAAAGAAACTGGTAGCGGCTAAGAGCGCCGAAGAGATTATCGATATTTTTGAAAGGGGTATGTAA
- a CDS encoding BglG family transcription antiterminator: MGVSSRQRMILNILLTEEQEITIKDIADRIEVSTRTVHRELTELEPLLEQQGLQLVKRSGIGVAIEGEARQKEELRLSLYNQTTVEYAPDERKLLILCQLLEATEPVKLVSLAFDLKVTTATISYDLDEMVDWLRRYDLTLLRKRGYGVELCGSESAKRKAMSELITEHLDEFELLGILKENIHGKSTRHINTVSERLLGLIEKEKLIMIENSLRTLEEELPYPLADSSFIGLVIHLALAIERIEKGEQITFDEEHLKELELTSEFRIAETIIQRLRSIFQMDIPDSEIGYITMHLRGAKLRSSYDDWFEFKNLELVTKVNRMIRYCEEQLDVSFQADPNLVQGLLTHIEPALFRIQKNMKIRNPLLTEIKARYSDLFQVLKQAVAEVFDELTVPEEEIGYLVMHIGASLERMGQFNQKFRALVVCSSGIGSSKILASRIEKELPYIGLAKNISLFDINKIPETEYDLIISTVPLSLQRDDYVLVTPLLTKEDVHNINVFLKGIRKGPWQPDASNVLNTEEVLSDLRGWQAYIGHTLSIIENFRFDTVLNQNMHIEEVLEAICRKLEQLQVIRDKEEVIEKLLERQRLGGLGIPNMRLALFHAKTEAVLRPAARLYLLDNPLLIKGMDKKYLDVDRILLLLAPARISKEGLEVLSEVSSLLIEDELAPILESGNQQRIIAFFTTHLYKYVLAKIKKER; encoded by the coding sequence ATGGGCGTAAGCTCAAGGCAGCGGATGATTCTGAATATCCTCTTAACTGAAGAACAGGAAATCACGATAAAAGATATAGCTGACCGAATTGAGGTGAGCACCCGTACTGTACACCGGGAGTTAACCGAACTGGAACCGTTGTTAGAGCAGCAAGGGTTACAGTTGGTAAAACGGTCCGGCATTGGCGTTGCCATTGAAGGCGAGGCCCGCCAAAAGGAAGAGCTGCGCCTGTCTCTGTACAATCAGACTACGGTGGAGTATGCGCCGGACGAGCGGAAGCTGCTCATCCTGTGCCAGCTACTGGAGGCGACAGAGCCGGTCAAGCTGGTTTCACTGGCTTTTGATCTCAAAGTGACGACAGCGACCATCAGTTATGATTTGGATGAAATGGTGGATTGGCTGCGGCGCTACGATCTGACGCTGCTCAGAAAGCGCGGTTACGGTGTGGAACTGTGCGGTTCGGAGTCGGCCAAACGCAAGGCGATGAGCGAACTGATCACGGAGCATTTGGATGAATTTGAACTGCTGGGCATTTTAAAGGAAAATATCCACGGCAAGTCCACCCGGCATATCAATACCGTTTCCGAACGGCTGCTGGGCTTAATTGAAAAAGAAAAACTGATTATGATTGAAAACTCGCTGCGAACCCTGGAGGAAGAATTACCCTATCCTCTGGCGGACAGTTCGTTCATCGGTCTGGTGATTCATTTGGCGCTGGCCATTGAGCGCATTGAAAAGGGAGAACAAATTACTTTTGACGAAGAGCATCTGAAGGAGTTGGAGCTTACCTCCGAATTCCGGATCGCCGAAACCATTATTCAACGGTTGCGCAGTATTTTTCAGATGGATATTCCTGACTCTGAAATCGGCTACATTACCATGCATCTTCGCGGCGCCAAACTGCGCAGCTCTTATGATGATTGGTTTGAATTCAAAAATCTGGAACTGGTCACTAAAGTTAACCGGATGATTCGCTACTGTGAAGAACAGCTTGACGTTTCATTTCAGGCTGACCCGAATCTGGTACAGGGTCTGCTCACGCATATTGAGCCGGCGTTATTTAGAATCCAGAAGAACATGAAGATTCGCAACCCCTTGCTCACCGAGATCAAAGCCAGGTACAGCGATTTGTTTCAGGTCCTGAAGCAGGCAGTGGCCGAGGTTTTTGACGAACTGACGGTGCCTGAGGAGGAAATTGGCTATCTGGTGATGCATATTGGCGCTTCGCTGGAACGAATGGGGCAGTTTAACCAGAAATTCCGGGCCCTGGTTGTGTGCTCCAGCGGCATCGGTTCCTCCAAGATACTGGCCAGCCGGATTGAGAAGGAATTACCCTATATCGGTCTGGCGAAAAATATATCCTTGTTTGATATTAATAAAATTCCGGAAACCGAGTATGACTTGATTATTTCGACGGTTCCCCTGTCGCTGCAGCGCGATGATTATGTATTGGTTACGCCCTTGCTAACCAAGGAGGATGTTCACAATATCAATGTTTTTCTGAAAGGTATCAGAAAAGGTCCCTGGCAGCCGGATGCTTCGAATGTGCTGAACACTGAGGAAGTGCTGAGCGATTTGAGAGGCTGGCAGGCTTATATTGGTCATACCTTATCGATTATTGAAAACTTTCGTTTTGATACCGTGTTGAATCAAAACATGCATATAGAAGAGGTCCTGGAGGCTATTTGCCGGAAATTGGAGCAGTTGCAGGTCATCCGCGATAAAGAAGAGGTCATTGAAAAGCTGTTGGAAAGACAAAGACTGGGGGGCCTGGGTATTCCCAATATGCGGCTGGCATTGTTCCACGCTAAAACCGAAGCGGTGCTGCGGCCGGCGGCACGGCTATATCTTCTGGATAATCCGCTGCTCATTAAAGGCATGGATAAGAAATACCTGGATGTCGACCGGATTTTACTCCTGTTGGCCCCGGCCCGGATCAGCAAGGAAGGGTTGGAAGTGCTGAGCGAAGTCAGCTCATTGCTCATTGAGGACGAACTGGCTCCTATCCTGGAGTCCGGCAATCAGCAACGCATTATCGCGTTTTTTACAACCCATCTATATAAATATGTATTAGCAAAGATAAAAAAGGAGAGATAA
- a CDS encoding PTS mannitol transporter subunit IICB has product MQSSVAQTESQGARVAIQKFGRFLSGMVMPNIGAFIAWGLITALFIPTGWIPDAYFAKLVGPMITFLLPLLIGYTGGKMVHDVRGGVVGAVATIGVIVGADIPMFLGAMIMGPFGGWIIKKIDAAFEGKVPSGFEMLVNNFSAGIGGAIVALVGYSGVGPVVGGLSKALAAGVGVIISAGMLPLANVFIEPAKVLFLNNAINHGILSPIGLGQAAQAGKSIIFLLEPNPGPGLGILLAYWLVGKGMAKQSSPGAIIIHFLGGIHEIYFPYILMNPRLILAAMGGGVAGTLTFQILGAGLVAVPSPGSIFALIAMSPKGGLFPVLAGVAVATAVSFFIASALLKMGGQTEEDDLEQATVKMQQMKGKKVETKAVTNVRKVVFACDAGMGSSAMGASILRKKFKDAGLDITVINTAINELPGDADIVITQKSLTERAKGKLPGAEHISIENFLSSPEYDQLVERLS; this is encoded by the coding sequence ATGCAAAGTTCTGTTGCTCAAACCGAATCGCAGGGAGCCAGAGTGGCGATTCAAAAGTTTGGCCGATTCCTCAGCGGGATGGTTATGCCAAACATCGGTGCCTTTATTGCATGGGGTCTTATTACGGCTTTATTCATTCCTACCGGGTGGATACCCGACGCGTACTTCGCAAAATTAGTTGGTCCGATGATCACCTTCCTATTGCCATTATTAATCGGTTATACCGGCGGTAAAATGGTCCATGACGTCCGCGGTGGGGTTGTCGGTGCTGTAGCCACTATCGGCGTAATCGTCGGTGCAGACATTCCAATGTTCCTGGGCGCTATGATTATGGGGCCTTTCGGCGGCTGGATTATCAAAAAGATTGACGCGGCTTTCGAAGGTAAGGTTCCTTCCGGTTTTGAAATGTTGGTTAACAACTTCTCCGCCGGTATTGGCGGCGCTATCGTGGCCCTGGTGGGTTACTCCGGTGTTGGGCCGGTTGTTGGCGGCCTTAGCAAAGCGTTAGCTGCTGGCGTTGGCGTAATCATCAGTGCAGGCATGCTGCCGCTGGCTAACGTCTTCATCGAACCGGCTAAAGTACTCTTCCTGAACAACGCAATCAATCATGGTATTTTAAGCCCGATCGGCCTCGGACAAGCTGCTCAAGCCGGTAAATCCATCATCTTCCTGCTTGAACCAAACCCGGGTCCTGGCTTGGGTATTCTGCTGGCCTACTGGCTGGTTGGTAAAGGAATGGCTAAACAGTCTTCCCCTGGTGCGATCATCATTCACTTCCTTGGCGGTATTCATGAAATTTACTTCCCCTATATTCTAATGAATCCCCGTTTGATCCTGGCCGCTATGGGCGGTGGCGTAGCCGGTACGCTGACATTCCAAATCTTAGGAGCTGGTCTGGTAGCCGTTCCCTCGCCTGGTAGTATCTTCGCTTTAATTGCTATGTCGCCGAAAGGCGGGCTGTTCCCGGTATTGGCCGGTGTAGCCGTAGCCACTGCCGTATCCTTCTTCATCGCTTCGGCTCTCTTAAAGATGGGCGGACAAACGGAAGAAGATGATTTGGAACAAGCCACTGTTAAAATGCAACAGATGAAAGGCAAAAAAGTAGAAACCAAAGCAGTTACCAACGTAAGAAAAGTAGTATTCGCTTGTGACGCAGGCATGGGTTCCAGTGCTATGGGCGCTTCCATCCTTCGCAAGAAATTTAAAGATGCCGGTTTGGATATCACTGTCATCAACACAGCGATTAACGAACTTCCCGGCGATGCCGATATTGTTATCACTCAGAAAAGTCTGACTGAACGGGCTAAAGGCAAACTGCCGGGCGCCGAGCACATTTCCATTGAGAACTTCCTGAGCAGTCCGGAATATGATCAACTGGTAGAACGTTTGTCCTAA
- the cobT gene encoding nicotinate-nucleotide--dimethylbenzimidazole phosphoribosyltransferase codes for MKLLNETIAGIAGLDKAAMTAVRSELEDLLKDGQDIGRLRGLVVQYAGIIGTTEPTVPKCCMVVACADHGVARRSVSAYPIETTAQMTKNYVCSQGASANALANFSGSDMAVVDVGVAVDLAGVPGLWHRKIAYGTSDVAEGPAMTREQAIQAIETGIEIVREKVKQGYNCFSLGEMGIGNTTVSAAIVSAFTGISPRQATGRGTGISDSRLAAKIAIVEQVLAVNRPNPKDGLDVLSKIGGFELGTLAGVVLGAAAHRCLVVIDGLNTTAAALLAYAIESGIKPYLAPSHLSGEPAHKVALAHLGLEAMLDLGVRLGEAIGASFVVNMLAYSVKMLRSAAGQPEVAGREEVIRLAEAPGGAEDLLTTLGAAVLPLDRSSMERCQIRIDNLTKPLGSLHALEHLAVKLAGITANPRPRDLPRSLIQLQYGRVDADRSPVFQVAAGHCKAHLVIAQLFTGEEDIAALPARCGLIREAIRQGVRLAAIEAGRGVRIIGIATGDSREVPAAAALTAWLADKRELEGTEGLTQEQLMQARELLWRLAGIQAGELEPITLLATLEGFELAVWLGVIVGAAAHKVAVVLDNLVTAAAGLLAVRLVPSADAYLIGSHYSRLTLQKTALDLTGVPAYLHLALQDREGAGAALGITILDASLHMLNDMKTFGEADVAVAQDGLGALKQSKDIKE; via the coding sequence ATGAAATTACTGAATGAAACAATTGCCGGTATTGCCGGCCTGGATAAGGCGGCGATGACTGCCGTGCGTAGCGAGCTGGAAGATTTGCTTAAGGACGGGCAGGATATCGGCAGGCTGCGGGGGCTGGTCGTACAGTATGCCGGCATAATAGGTACGACAGAGCCAACGGTGCCGAAGTGCTGCATGGTGGTTGCCTGTGCCGATCACGGGGTGGCAAGACGGTCGGTTAGCGCCTATCCGATCGAGACGACAGCGCAAATGACCAAGAACTATGTTTGCTCACAAGGCGCCAGCGCCAATGCCCTGGCCAACTTTTCCGGTTCCGACATGGCGGTGGTCGATGTGGGTGTTGCCGTCGACCTGGCCGGTGTGCCAGGCCTTTGGCATCGTAAAATTGCCTATGGCACGTCGGATGTGGCCGAAGGGCCGGCAATGACCCGGGAACAGGCGATTCAGGCCATCGAGACAGGCATTGAAATCGTCAGGGAAAAAGTTAAACAGGGATATAATTGCTTTAGCCTCGGTGAAATGGGTATTGGCAATACGACGGTCAGTGCGGCGATTGTTTCGGCCTTTACAGGCATTTCGCCCCGCCAGGCCACTGGCAGGGGAACAGGCATTTCCGACAGTCGTCTGGCGGCTAAAATTGCCATCGTGGAACAGGTGCTGGCCGTCAACCGGCCTAATCCCAAGGACGGGCTGGATGTACTGAGTAAAATCGGCGGCTTTGAATTGGGCACCCTGGCCGGTGTTGTGTTGGGAGCGGCGGCTCATCGCTGTCTGGTAGTTATCGACGGGCTGAACACTACGGCGGCAGCGCTGCTGGCTTATGCGATAGAATCCGGGATTAAACCGTATCTGGCGCCGTCCCATCTGTCCGGCGAGCCGGCCCACAAAGTGGCGCTTGCTCACCTGGGGCTTGAAGCCATGCTGGATTTGGGAGTGCGGCTAGGTGAAGCGATTGGCGCTTCTTTTGTGGTTAATATGCTGGCCTATTCGGTAAAAATGCTCCGGTCCGCTGCCGGGCAACCGGAAGTGGCCGGCCGGGAAGAGGTTATCCGTCTGGCAGAGGCACCGGGCGGTGCAGAAGACCTGCTTACTACCCTGGGGGCAGCGGTGTTGCCCCTGGACAGGTCGAGCATGGAACGCTGTCAGATCCGGATTGACAATCTGACCAAGCCGTTGGGGAGCCTTCATGCCCTGGAACACTTGGCGGTTAAGCTGGCCGGTATAACGGCCAATCCCAGACCGCGTGATTTACCGCGCAGCCTGATTCAGTTGCAATACGGTAGAGTCGATGCGGACCGGTCGCCCGTGTTTCAGGTGGCTGCCGGTCATTGCAAGGCTCATCTGGTAATAGCCCAATTGTTTACCGGGGAAGAGGACATAGCAGCGCTGCCGGCACGTTGCGGTCTAATCAGAGAAGCCATCAGACAGGGAGTTCGTTTGGCAGCGATCGAAGCCGGCCGTGGTGTCCGGATTATTGGCATTGCCACAGGCGACAGCCGGGAAGTGCCGGCGGCTGCCGCACTGACGGCCTGGCTGGCGGATAAGCGGGAGTTGGAAGGAACAGAAGGACTGACACAAGAGCAATTGATGCAGGCCCGAGAACTACTGTGGCGCCTGGCCGGCATACAGGCAGGTGAGCTTGAGCCGATTACTCTCCTGGCGACCCTGGAAGGCTTTGAGCTGGCTGTCTGGCTTGGCGTAATTGTGGGTGCCGCCGCTCATAAGGTGGCCGTCGTGCTGGATAATCTGGTAACGGCGGCGGCAGGCTTGCTTGCTGTCAGATTGGTGCCGTCAGCGGATGCTTATCTGATCGGTTCCCATTACAGCCGGCTGACCTTACAGAAAACCGCTCTGGATTTAACCGGCGTCCCGGCGTATCTGCACTTGGCGCTGCAGGATAGGGAAGGGGCAGGGGCGGCGTTGGGGATAACCATTCTCGACGCCTCGCTGCACATGCTGAACGATATGAAAACCTTTGGCGAAGCCGATGTGGCAGTAGCGCAGGACGGCCTGGGAGCTTTGAAACAAAGCAAGGATATAAAGGAATAA
- a CDS encoding MBL fold metallo-hydrolase, whose amino-acid sequence MTEIHTLVLGFANALLVRERGVLLVDTGIHVDEARYAAEFTRLGLQARDIQLIVVTHGHADHYGQAALLKAMTGAPLLCHEQAAPLLRTGGHAPAVARNGLGEKVLKMLRPNLPLLAAPVEPDIVMNGEAFDLRDYGIDGRAVYTPGHTDCSISVVLASGQALVGDILVPSPFTGEPCLAYFATDEQRLLASVRQLLGQASLFYGGHGGPFTKDQVLKLL is encoded by the coding sequence ATGACGGAAATACATACGTTAGTATTAGGCTTTGCCAACGCGCTGCTGGTCAGGGAGCGGGGAGTGTTGCTGGTGGATACGGGAATTCATGTCGATGAGGCACGGTATGCGGCGGAATTTACCCGGCTGGGCTTACAGGCCCGGGATATTCAACTGATTGTGGTTACCCACGGACATGCCGATCATTACGGACAGGCCGCGCTGCTCAAGGCCATGACCGGCGCACCGCTGCTTTGCCATGAACAAGCGGCGCCGCTGTTGCGAACCGGTGGGCACGCTCCTGCTGTGGCCCGCAACGGGCTGGGCGAAAAGGTACTTAAAATGTTGCGCCCTAATCTGCCGCTGCTTGCCGCGCCGGTAGAGCCGGATATTGTTATGAACGGTGAGGCGTTTGACTTGCGTGACTATGGAATTGACGGCAGGGCGGTATATACCCCGGGGCATACCGACTGCTCCATCTCGGTCGTGCTGGCCTCGGGGCAGGCTTTAGTCGGTGACATCCTTGTTCCGTCGCCGTTTACCGGAGAACCCTGTTTGGCGTATTTTGCTACCGATGAGCAGCGCCTGCTGGCCAGCGTCCGTCAATTGTTGGGTCAGGCCAGCCTGTTTTACGGTGGCCACGGCGGCCCTTTTACCAAAGATCAGGTATTAAAACTTTTATAA
- a CDS encoding methyl-accepting chemotaxis protein, which translates to MTTLRTRFLLTFLPVQIITAVVLSAIGYYLSRQSLLANLPEEKALAAIGSLTPALVGASFVLLVLVAIYIMVMSGRLAEPIKLMRDECLLLSQGDLRQRPDLVTSEDEIGQLAQCINDMRTSLRALVAQVLSQDEQVAASSEELTASAHQSAEAANQVAGSITEIAQGTEKQAGSAEYIAMIADAIMQSTKEVVTAAGDVAHIAQNTSTEAEQGRQAVEQTVEQINRIGEGSDAVQQAIEELSNGSREIGEIVTLISSIAGQTNLLALNAAIEAARAGEHGRGFAVVAEEVRKLAEGSNQAAQQIGTLITKNQVNMEQAVTATQAGAEGIRAGIRMVNATGEAFGKIVDSIVVLSEQIDGIAQSIDHMAAGSEEMATGIQDVAKVSTATSSEAQNVSAATEEQSASMEEIASASQSLAQLAGELQAAVAKFRI; encoded by the coding sequence ATGACTACTCTTCGAACGAGATTTCTGCTCACTTTTCTGCCGGTGCAAATTATAACGGCTGTCGTATTGTCGGCCATCGGTTATTATTTGTCCCGGCAATCATTGCTGGCTAATCTGCCGGAAGAAAAAGCGCTGGCAGCTATTGGTTCATTAACACCGGCATTGGTGGGGGCATCTTTTGTTCTATTGGTGCTGGTGGCAATTTACATTATGGTAATGAGCGGCCGGCTGGCGGAACCGATTAAGTTGATGCGTGATGAATGCTTGCTGTTGTCTCAGGGCGATTTGAGACAACGGCCTGACTTGGTCACCTCGGAGGACGAAATCGGTCAACTGGCCCAATGCATTAACGATATGCGGACTTCACTCCGCGCTCTTGTGGCTCAGGTTTTATCCCAGGATGAGCAGGTGGCCGCTTCCAGTGAGGAACTGACAGCCAGCGCTCACCAGTCGGCCGAGGCGGCCAATCAGGTGGCCGGCTCAATTACGGAAATTGCTCAGGGAACAGAGAAACAGGCGGGGTCGGCCGAATACATAGCCATGATTGCCGACGCCATTATGCAAAGTACCAAGGAAGTGGTCACGGCAGCCGGCGATGTGGCGCATATTGCCCAGAACACGTCGACCGAGGCCGAACAGGGACGGCAGGCAGTAGAGCAGACGGTGGAACAAATTAACCGTATCGGGGAAGGCTCGGACGCCGTACAGCAGGCTATTGAGGAACTATCCAACGGATCGCGGGAAATCGGGGAAATTGTCACGCTGATTTCTTCCATTGCGGGACAGACTAATTTGCTGGCCTTAAACGCCGCCATCGAAGCGGCTCGGGCGGGAGAACATGGCCGCGGTTTCGCTGTTGTGGCCGAGGAAGTCCGGAAGCTGGCCGAAGGCTCCAACCAGGCGGCACAGCAAATTGGCACCTTGATCACCAAAAATCAGGTAAATATGGAACAGGCGGTTACTGCTACGCAGGCCGGAGCAGAGGGTATCCGGGCGGGAATCCGGATGGTTAATGCAACAGGGGAAGCTTTCGGCAAAATCGTGGATTCCATTGTGGTGCTGTCGGAACAAATTGACGGTATTGCCCAGTCGATTGATCATATGGCTGCCGGCAGTGAAGAAATGGCAACAGGGATTCAGGACGTTGCCAAAGTCAGCACGGCGACTTCTTCCGAGGCCCAGAATGTATCGGCCGCCACAGAAGAGCAATCGGCTTCGATGGAGGAAATTGCCTCGGCAAGCCAAAGCTTGGCTCAACTGGCCGGTGAATTACAGGCAGCGGTGGCTAAGTTTAGAATATAG
- a CDS encoding gamma-glutamylcyclotransferase family protein — MMRQIEERLYFAYGANINRALMHLKCSNPQVLGIARLEGHRVDFFGYSRTWDGAVETVVPDPQSAVWGVLYRLEPYDWERLDNCEDARADGTGEYFHYPVEVSVDGEAPVAATIYKKARLGQPEVPSTQYLNLVLEGAREQGLPGEYVTALAAVPSKPAAYPVPRRPSYERVGQGGCDGCSGCEE; from the coding sequence ATGATGAGACAGATTGAGGAACGTTTGTATTTTGCTTATGGGGCCAATATCAACCGGGCATTGATGCACTTAAAGTGCAGTAATCCTCAGGTATTGGGTATTGCACGGCTGGAGGGACACCGGGTTGATTTTTTCGGTTATTCCCGCACCTGGGACGGCGCGGTTGAAACTGTGGTTCCCGATCCTCAGTCTGCTGTATGGGGTGTGTTGTACCGTTTGGAGCCGTATGACTGGGAGCGCCTGGATAACTGCGAGGATGCCCGGGCTGACGGAACGGGAGAATATTTTCACTACCCGGTGGAAGTGTCGGTGGATGGAGAAGCTCCGGTAGCGGCTACCATTTATAAGAAAGCCCGTTTGGGTCAGCCGGAGGTACCCAGCACGCAATATCTGAATCTTGTTCTTGAGGGTGCCCGGGAGCAGGGATTACCTGGCGAGTATGTGACAGCACTGGCTGCAGTGCCTTCCAAACCTGCCGCTTACCCGGTCCCCCGGCGGCCGTCTTATGAGAGGGTAGGCCAAGGCGGCTGTGATGGCTGCAGCGGGTGCGAAGAGTAG